One Megasphaera vaginalis (ex Bordigoni et al. 2020) DNA window includes the following coding sequences:
- a CDS encoding methylated-DNA--[protein]-cysteine S-methyltransferase, whose amino-acid sequence MKTKKTDAFSHVGSIYSSPLGDIRLVADAEALTGLWFIGQKYEGGTVDLEAVRYESNAVLLQARRWLDAYFAGENPSLDGLPLHLQGSLFRKTVWKLLCSIPYGEVRTYQSLALTAAKLLGKERMAAQAVGNAIGHNPISIIIPCHRVVGTTGFLTGYAGGLEKKKWLLAHEGVTIDGSDKIRLQR is encoded by the coding sequence ATGAAGACAAAAAAAACTGATGCTTTTTCCCACGTCGGTTCGATTTATTCTTCGCCCTTGGGAGATATACGGCTCGTTGCCGATGCCGAGGCCTTAACGGGACTTTGGTTTATCGGGCAGAAATACGAAGGCGGCACCGTTGATCTGGAAGCGGTCCGTTATGAAAGCAACGCTGTTTTATTGCAGGCAAGGCGTTGGCTGGACGCTTATTTTGCCGGAGAGAACCCGTCTTTGGACGGGTTGCCGCTGCATTTGCAGGGAAGTCTGTTCAGAAAAACCGTATGGAAGCTGCTTTGTTCGATTCCTTACGGGGAAGTGCGTACGTATCAGTCGTTGGCGTTGACGGCGGCGAAGTTGTTGGGGAAAGAACGGATGGCGGCGCAGGCCGTCGGCAATGCAATCGGTCATAATCCGATTTCCATTATCATACCGTGTCATCGCGTTGTCGGGACGACAGGGTTTCTGACCGGCTACGCCGGCGGCCTGGAAAAGAAAAAATGGCTTCTTGCCCATGAAGGTGTCACTATTGACGGAAGCGATAAAATTCGGTTGCAGCGTTGA
- a CDS encoding ABC transporter permease: MAVFSDKEKYTVIIDVFLFLATFLLFYGVYYLSRGMTVPFSLTDEPRITLDPLYLPYYAGRSALRIFIAFFFSLLFSLLYGYIAAKNPTARRIMIPLLDILQSIPVLGFLSATILMFINLFPHRLTGVEIASIFAIFTSMAWNMTFSVYQSILAEPGDLQEAADVLHMNGWQRFLHLDAPVSAIGLVWNGMMSFGGAWFFLAASEAISVMGQNIQLPGVGAYLAVATTEGDFTAMFYAVITMFILIVLIDQLFWRPLVVWSRKFKIELSESGQQPSSWLYEALQRSWLMNCLVKNIILFPCRAVNKAINFFADAVASFQQRLARDKKKHVVDGVIKGVLLLAAVYFLFPLLQSTLSNISEIKVGDIENAVVLGLYTLLRVLAALTIGLLWTLPLGVAIGLRPNLSEKMQPVIQIISAFPANMIFPFVTIIFLKYHLDFEFGSVFLMMLGTQWYILFNVIAGAMSIPNDLLEAAAVFHITGWRRWRYVILPSIFPHLLTGLITASGGAWNASIISEIVIWKDQPLIAQGLGAYVSQATTAGNWPQIIIGIMIMCLFVIMANRLIWQKLYDLAESQFHIE, translated from the coding sequence ATGGCTGTTTTTTCAGATAAAGAAAAATATACAGTGATTATTGACGTTTTTTTGTTTCTGGCAACGTTTCTGCTCTTTTACGGCGTATACTATCTGAGCAGGGGAATGACGGTGCCTTTTTCGCTGACAGATGAACCGCGGATCACGTTGGATCCGCTCTATTTACCCTATTATGCCGGACGGTCTGCGCTGCGCATTTTTATTGCCTTCTTTTTTTCCCTGCTCTTTTCCTTGCTGTACGGATATATCGCCGCAAAAAATCCTACGGCGCGCCGGATCATGATTCCGCTGCTGGATATTTTGCAGTCCATTCCTGTCCTGGGCTTTTTGTCGGCGACAATACTCATGTTTATCAATCTTTTTCCGCATCGGTTGACCGGCGTCGAAATTGCTTCCATTTTCGCTATTTTCACGAGCATGGCTTGGAATATGACTTTCAGCGTCTACCAATCGATTCTTGCGGAACCGGGCGATTTGCAGGAAGCGGCGGACGTGCTGCACATGAACGGCTGGCAGCGGTTTTTACATCTCGATGCGCCGGTCTCCGCCATCGGCCTCGTTTGGAACGGAATGATGTCCTTCGGCGGTGCCTGGTTTTTTTTAGCTGCCAGTGAAGCGATCAGTGTCATGGGTCAAAATATTCAGCTTCCCGGCGTCGGTGCCTATTTGGCCGTTGCCACGACGGAAGGCGATTTTACGGCTATGTTTTACGCCGTTATTACGATGTTCATACTGATCGTTCTCATTGATCAGCTGTTTTGGCGGCCCCTTGTCGTCTGGAGCCGGAAGTTTAAGATTGAACTGTCCGAGAGCGGACAGCAGCCTTCTTCCTGGCTTTATGAAGCGCTGCAGCGTTCTTGGCTGATGAACTGTCTGGTGAAGAACATCATCCTTTTTCCCTGCCGTGCGGTCAATAAGGCAATCAACTTTTTTGCCGACGCCGTCGCTTCTTTTCAGCAGCGTTTGGCAAGAGATAAAAAAAAGCATGTCGTCGATGGGGTTATAAAAGGAGTTCTCCTTTTGGCTGCCGTCTATTTTCTGTTTCCCCTCTTGCAGAGCACCTTGTCGAATATCAGTGAGATCAAAGTGGGAGATATAGAAAACGCGGTTGTTTTGGGTCTATATACGCTGCTGCGAGTGTTGGCGGCCTTGACCATCGGCTTGCTTTGGACACTTCCTCTGGGCGTTGCCATCGGCTTGAGACCTAATCTGTCGGAAAAAATGCAACCTGTGATTCAGATCATTTCCGCTTTTCCGGCAAACATGATTTTTCCCTTTGTGACAATTATTTTCTTGAAGTATCATCTGGATTTCGAGTTCGGCTCCGTTTTTTTGATGATGCTGGGGACGCAATGGTATATCCTTTTTAATGTTATTGCAGGAGCCATGAGTATTCCTAACGATTTACTGGAAGCGGCCGCCGTTTTTCATATAACGGGATGGCGGAGATGGCGCTATGTGATTTTACCGAGTATTTTTCCGCATTTGCTTACCGGGCTGATTACCGCTTCCGGCGGAGCTTGGAATGCCAGTATCATTTCCGAAATCGTCATCTGGAAAGATCAGCCGCTGATTGCGCAGGGCCTGGGAGCCTATGTAAGTCAGGCGACGACAGCCGGTAATTGGCCGCAGATCATTATCGGCATCATGATTATGTGTCTGTTCGTCATTATGGCCAACAGGCTGATTTGGCAGAAATTATATGATCTTGCCGAAAGTCAATTCCACATAGAATAA
- the tatA gene encoding twin-arginine translocase TatA/TatE family subunit: MHLGLQELVVILVIVLVLFGGKKVSGLGKALGTSLREFKEEVHKDEQGEKKEGVNDEDKKN, encoded by the coding sequence ATGCATTTGGGATTACAGGAATTGGTCGTTATTTTAGTCATTGTCCTGGTACTCTTCGGCGGCAAGAAGGTCAGCGGCTTAGGTAAGGCGTTGGGAACAAGCCTGCGGGAATTTAAGGAAGAAGTACATAAAGATGAACAAGGTGAAAAGAAGGAAGGGGTCAACGATGAAGACAAAAAAAACTGA
- a CDS encoding nitrate/sulfonate/bicarbonate ABC transporter ATP-binding protein: MKQLLSLEKVNQSFRIKGREAVTILKDINLSVNEGEFVAILGPSGAGKSTLLRIIAGLITPSQGTVSYLGKPIIGVNPGIAMVFQSFALFPWLTILDNVMLGLEGKEMSEKEKLERSMNILDVVGLDGFESAFPKELSGGMRQRVGIGRALVSEPDILLMDEAFSALDILTAENLRRDLLDLWLEKKIPTKAIILVTHGIEEAVYMADRAVILSTRPATVRTNLPILLPRWRERKSTEFLTYVDKIYSLMTNPETVGNGDAASGVFGAADSGRQQRREPVLLPNVTASALTGFLELLADSGEKTDLYKLADRFIMDIKDFFPLVEFSNLLRFSAVTEGDIALTEDGKIFAEASVLERKALFKQHILDNVAFIHEMAQKIENDTDQKMDIDYFQEQLAASIGDENAEKQMDLIIGWMRYAELITYDDVSEQVSFDNSL, encoded by the coding sequence ATGAAACAGCTCCTTAGCTTAGAGAAAGTGAATCAATCGTTCCGAATCAAAGGAAGAGAAGCGGTAACGATTTTGAAAGATATCAACCTTTCCGTCAACGAAGGGGAGTTTGTAGCGATTTTGGGGCCGTCAGGAGCAGGTAAGTCGACTTTGCTGCGGATTATTGCCGGCCTGATCACGCCTTCGCAGGGGACGGTATCCTATTTGGGGAAGCCGATTATCGGCGTCAATCCGGGGATTGCCATGGTGTTCCAATCGTTTGCCTTATTCCCCTGGCTGACTATTTTGGATAATGTCATGCTGGGGCTGGAAGGCAAGGAGATGTCGGAAAAAGAGAAATTAGAACGTTCGATGAATATTTTGGACGTTGTCGGCTTAGACGGTTTTGAAAGCGCGTTTCCGAAAGAGCTGTCCGGCGGTATGCGACAGCGTGTCGGCATTGGGCGGGCCCTGGTCAGCGAGCCGGATATCCTGTTGATGGATGAAGCGTTTTCGGCCTTGGATATTCTTACGGCCGAGAACCTGCGTCGTGACTTGTTGGATCTGTGGCTGGAAAAAAAGATTCCTACAAAGGCGATTATCCTGGTTACGCATGGCATTGAAGAAGCCGTATACATGGCGGACAGAGCCGTTATCCTTTCTACTCGGCCGGCTACGGTGCGGACGAATTTACCGATTTTGCTACCGCGGTGGCGTGAACGAAAGTCAACGGAATTTTTGACATATGTTGATAAAATCTATTCACTTATGACAAATCCGGAAACTGTCGGAAACGGAGATGCGGCGAGCGGCGTCTTCGGCGCTGCCGACAGCGGCAGGCAACAGCGCCGCGAACCGGTGTTATTGCCGAATGTGACGGCTAGTGCTTTGACCGGATTTTTGGAATTATTGGCCGATTCGGGAGAAAAAACCGATCTCTATAAGTTGGCTGATCGGTTTATTATGGATATTAAGGACTTTTTTCCGTTGGTGGAGTTTTCCAATTTATTACGCTTTTCTGCCGTTACGGAAGGGGATATCGCCTTGACTGAAGACGGCAAAATTTTTGCCGAAGCCAGCGTGTTGGAGCGCAAAGCATTATTTAAACAGCATATTCTGGACAATGTCGCCTTTATTCACGAAATGGCTCAAAAAATAGAAAATGATACGGATCAGAAGATGGATATTGATTATTTTCAGGAACAATTGGCCGCATCCATCGGCGATGAAAATGCGGAAAAACAAATGGATCTGATCATCGGCTGGATGCGTTATGCGGAATTGATTACGTACGATGATGTATCTGAGCAGGTGTCGTTTGACAACAGTTTATAA
- the nadE gene encoding NAD(+) synthase, with the protein MFTIGLSQFDIKAADPRANTARMKADIGKAKAANCDILIFPELSIPGYFIGDIWDQPDFIDECVAFGKEIQSLSEGITLIFGNVAKEEGRVNLDGRLRKYNAMFIARDGKLISPGRSPYPFYIKTLLPNYREFSDIRYFTSLMEVAQERHAFPEDFLSPVQLSFGDKGTLCIGPLICEASWDENYPFKPMAYLGEMYDIDLFVNISNSPFTLGKTDRRHRLFGNAIGSLHRPAVYVNCTGIQNNGKNIYTFDGSSGAYNGDGSLHYQCDSFTEELAVVQFDKATSRFASAAKTAPPKGETAELYDSLHFALSSFLRDLGLKKVVIGVSGGIDSAVNAALYASVLPPENILLINMPSCYNSATTKGLAKELADNIGCLYTVIPVQESLELSRQQFAEAALYQSGKKRGHLELTSFIEENIQARDRSSRILAAAAAAFGGVFTCNANKAESAVGYATLYGDSAGFLAATADLWKHQVYDLARYLNQAVFRREVVPQGSIDIIPSAELSANQNIDKGQGDPLIYPYHDYLFAAFIERWQRATPQSILEWYAAGTLEDHIGCPLKVAAIFPTAASFIADLEKWWNLIAGFAVAKRIQAPPLLAVSRRSFGNDLRESQVKPYYSTAYLALKEKLLRQ; encoded by the coding sequence ATGTTTACAATCGGCCTTTCACAATTTGATATTAAAGCCGCAGACCCGCGCGCCAACACGGCACGTATGAAAGCGGACATCGGTAAGGCGAAAGCGGCAAACTGCGATATATTGATTTTTCCCGAGTTGTCTATTCCCGGCTATTTTATCGGTGACATTTGGGACCAACCCGACTTCATCGACGAATGTGTCGCTTTCGGTAAAGAAATCCAGTCATTATCCGAAGGAATCACGCTTATTTTCGGCAACGTCGCCAAAGAGGAAGGACGCGTCAATCTTGACGGACGCCTGCGTAAATACAATGCGATGTTCATTGCCAGAGACGGAAAATTGATTTCTCCCGGCCGCTCGCCATATCCTTTTTATATCAAGACGCTCTTGCCGAATTATCGTGAATTCAGCGATATCCGATATTTCACTTCGCTGATGGAAGTAGCCCAGGAGCGTCATGCTTTCCCGGAAGACTTCCTTTCGCCTGTACAGCTTTCTTTCGGCGACAAGGGTACACTCTGCATCGGTCCGCTCATTTGCGAAGCCAGTTGGGATGAAAATTACCCGTTCAAGCCGATGGCTTACTTGGGCGAAATGTATGATATTGATTTATTTGTCAATATTTCCAATTCGCCCTTCACCTTAGGCAAAACGGACCGTCGCCATCGCCTTTTCGGCAATGCCATCGGCAGCCTTCACCGTCCTGCAGTCTACGTCAATTGTACGGGCATTCAAAACAACGGGAAAAATATTTATACCTTTGACGGCTCCTCCGGAGCCTACAACGGCGATGGCAGTCTTCATTACCAGTGCGACAGCTTTACGGAGGAGTTGGCTGTCGTGCAGTTTGACAAGGCGACGAGCCGATTCGCGTCTGCCGCCAAAACGGCGCCGCCAAAAGGCGAAACAGCTGAATTGTACGACAGTTTACACTTTGCCTTGTCTTCCTTTCTTCGCGATCTCGGTCTGAAAAAAGTCGTCATCGGCGTCTCCGGCGGTATCGATTCCGCTGTCAACGCCGCTTTATACGCTTCCGTCCTGCCGCCTGAAAACATCTTGCTGATTAATATGCCGAGCTGTTATAATTCGGCGACAACCAAGGGACTGGCTAAAGAATTGGCTGATAACATAGGCTGTCTTTACACGGTTATCCCCGTTCAGGAAAGCCTGGAATTGTCACGGCAACAATTTGCCGAAGCGGCTCTGTACCAAAGCGGTAAAAAACGGGGCCATCTGGAACTGACAAGTTTCATCGAAGAAAACATACAGGCTCGCGACCGCTCCAGTCGTATTCTTGCGGCTGCTGCTGCGGCCTTCGGCGGCGTTTTCACCTGCAATGCCAACAAAGCGGAATCTGCCGTCGGCTACGCTACACTTTACGGTGACAGCGCCGGTTTTCTCGCGGCCACAGCCGATTTGTGGAAGCACCAGGTATACGACTTGGCGCGCTATCTGAATCAAGCCGTCTTCAGACGTGAAGTGGTTCCGCAAGGCAGCATCGATATCATTCCCAGCGCCGAACTGTCTGCCAACCAGAATATTGACAAGGGACAAGGCGACCCGTTGATTTATCCCTACCACGATTATCTCTTCGCAGCCTTTATCGAACGCTGGCAGCGGGCTACACCGCAGTCTATTCTGGAATGGTATGCTGCCGGAACATTGGAAGACCATATCGGCTGCCCGCTTAAGGTTGCTGCTATTTTCCCCACTGCCGCTTCTTTTATTGCCGATCTGGAAAAATGGTGGAATCTGATTGCCGGCTTTGCCGTCGCCAAACGGATCCAGGCGCCGCCACTTCTCGCCGTCAGCCGCCGCTCCTTCGGCAACGATTTGCGCGAATCGCAGGTAAAGCCGTACTATTCGACAGCATATCTGGCGCTGAAAGAAAAACTGCTCCGACAGTAA
- a CDS encoding efflux RND transporter permease subunit, producing the protein MLSKLFINRPIFAIVISLMISVIGLLAMFTLPIAKYPKVTPPQVRISASYVGANAEVVGTTVASVIERQMTGVDNLVSMESSSNDSGVYSMTAQFETGSNDDMDTVNTQNRVSQISSTLPSEVTATGVTVQKSSSSMAMVFSLISPNGTYDQTFMKNYATQYFMDEMKSVSGIGSVQEFGADYAMRIWMDPLKMRVLKVTPTDVISAIKSQNTQAAVGTIGARPYVSDQNFQYTLRADGRLESADEFKKVIIRTNSDGSMVRVGDVADVELGSKSYDVFGSYKGNPSATFMVSLTSDANAMQSVSGVRAVLEKAKKSFPTDMDYLVVYDSTQFVRASIEEVIQTFVEALLLVALIVYLFLQSGRSTLIPLIAVPVSLLGTFAAFKALEFSINTLTLFAMVLSIGLLVDDAIVVIEAVEYEIKYNKKTPKEATLIAMENVQNPVIGVACVLSAVFIPVSFLSGMSGVLYKQFALTIAVSVMISAFIALTLTPALCATVLRVHKPTENAKGLFRFFQIFNEKFDSLVNWYGIRLAHLQLHLKGCIAFLVVISVITAGLFTVIPTSFVPSEDNGFAMVNTTLPEGTTQAETEKTMNQIGAWLQQQPGVKDVMQVVGFSLLAGSTKTNGGVTFITLDDWSQRSGAALSVDTLVGKIMGFGNRLPQATVVAMNPPPIDGMGTSSGFTIQIENRGGHSTNELMDVTKKFIGAARKRPEIGSVYTAFTNDTPGYQLDIDRDKAAHEKVSLSDLYTILQTYYGSYQINDFTIFGRNFKVMVQAKPEYRQNLNDNRYLYVRNSDNQLISVDNFVQPKLIGSASIITRFNDYPSIKVQGSPATGYSSGDALTALAEVAKDTLGEGYAYEWSGMSREEIEAGNKTIYVFVLALLFVFLVLAALYESWKVPFAVLFSVPTGLFGATLFTYLLNQQNNIYFQIGMLAVIGLAAKNAILIVEYAKVRVDERGMDVVSAAIEAAKIRLRPIIMTSLAFVVGCVPLALATGAGAASRTTMGVTVVFGTSMATVLGLFLIPMLFIIVEQVGRRSKRKETATGRFRE; encoded by the coding sequence GTGTTATCTAAATTGTTTATCAACAGGCCGATCTTCGCCATCGTCATTTCCTTGATGATCTCCGTTATCGGACTTTTGGCGATGTTTACGCTGCCTATTGCAAAATATCCGAAGGTTACGCCGCCGCAGGTGCGGATATCGGCGTCCTATGTCGGAGCGAATGCGGAGGTTGTCGGCACGACGGTTGCCAGTGTCATTGAACGGCAGATGACAGGCGTCGATAATCTGGTCAGCATGGAAAGCAGCAGTAATGACAGCGGCGTCTATTCCATGACGGCACAGTTTGAAACCGGCTCAAATGACGATATGGACACGGTTAACACCCAGAACCGCGTCAGCCAGATTTCTTCGACGTTGCCGTCTGAAGTAACGGCGACGGGGGTAACGGTGCAAAAGTCATCAAGTTCTATGGCCATGGTTTTTTCGCTGATCTCGCCTAACGGGACCTATGATCAGACGTTTATGAAGAACTATGCGACACAGTACTTTATGGACGAAATGAAATCTGTTTCGGGCATCGGCAGTGTACAGGAATTCGGCGCCGATTATGCCATGCGTATCTGGATGGATCCGTTAAAGATGAGAGTCCTGAAAGTGACGCCGACAGATGTTATCAGCGCCATTAAAAGTCAAAATACGCAGGCCGCCGTCGGTACTATCGGCGCGCGTCCGTACGTGTCCGATCAGAATTTCCAATATACGCTGCGTGCAGACGGCCGCCTGGAAAGTGCCGACGAATTCAAGAAAGTCATTATTCGCACCAATTCCGACGGCAGTATGGTCCGTGTCGGCGATGTTGCCGATGTTGAACTGGGCTCAAAGAGTTACGACGTTTTCGGCAGCTATAAAGGGAATCCGAGTGCGACCTTTATGGTCAGCTTGACGTCTGACGCCAATGCCATGCAAAGTGTCAGCGGTGTCCGCGCCGTACTGGAAAAGGCTAAAAAGTCTTTTCCGACGGATATGGATTATCTCGTGGTGTATGACAGTACGCAATTTGTTCGAGCTTCCATTGAAGAAGTTATTCAAACTTTTGTCGAAGCGCTGCTCTTGGTTGCGCTTATCGTATACCTGTTTCTCCAAAGCGGCAGATCGACGCTGATTCCGCTGATTGCCGTTCCCGTATCGCTGTTGGGTACCTTTGCGGCGTTCAAGGCGCTTGAGTTTTCGATTAACACCTTGACCTTATTTGCCATGGTGCTGTCCATCGGACTACTTGTCGATGACGCCATCGTCGTTATTGAAGCCGTGGAATATGAGATCAAATACAACAAGAAGACGCCGAAAGAGGCGACGCTGATCGCGATGGAAAATGTGCAAAATCCGGTTATCGGCGTTGCCTGCGTTCTTTCAGCCGTTTTCATTCCCGTATCTTTCCTGAGCGGTATGAGCGGTGTCCTATATAAGCAGTTCGCCTTGACGATAGCCGTTTCCGTCATGATCTCCGCTTTTATCGCGTTGACCTTGACACCCGCTCTTTGTGCGACCGTTCTTCGCGTTCATAAACCGACGGAAAATGCGAAAGGCCTTTTCCGATTCTTTCAGATCTTTAATGAAAAATTTGACAGCCTGGTCAACTGGTACGGTATCCGTTTGGCCCATTTGCAGCTCCATTTGAAAGGATGCATCGCCTTCCTGGTTGTCATCAGTGTGATTACGGCAGGACTTTTTACCGTTATTCCGACGAGCTTCGTGCCTTCTGAAGATAACGGGTTCGCTATGGTAAATACGACGCTCCCGGAAGGAACGACGCAGGCTGAGACGGAAAAGACGATGAATCAGATCGGCGCCTGGCTGCAGCAACAACCGGGGGTCAAGGACGTTATGCAGGTTGTCGGGTTCAGTCTGCTGGCGGGCAGTACTAAGACGAACGGCGGCGTTACCTTTATTACGCTCGATGACTGGTCGCAGCGTTCCGGCGCGGCTCTTTCCGTCGATACGCTGGTCGGCAAGATTATGGGTTTCGGCAACCGGTTGCCGCAGGCTACGGTTGTTGCCATGAATCCGCCGCCGATTGACGGCATGGGGACTTCCTCCGGATTTACGATACAGATCGAGAATCGTGGCGGTCATTCGACGAATGAATTGATGGACGTGACGAAAAAATTTATCGGCGCTGCCCGCAAACGGCCGGAAATCGGTTCCGTTTATACGGCTTTTACTAATGATACGCCGGGCTATCAGCTTGATATTGACCGCGACAAAGCGGCTCACGAAAAGGTGTCGCTAAGTGATTTGTATACAATACTGCAAACGTATTACGGATCTTACCAGATCAATGATTTTACGATTTTCGGGAGAAACTTCAAGGTCATGGTACAGGCGAAGCCGGAGTATCGGCAAAACCTGAATGACAACCGTTATTTGTACGTACGCAATTCCGATAATCAGCTGATTTCCGTCGACAATTTCGTGCAGCCGAAGCTGATCGGGTCCGCGTCGATTATTACGCGTTTCAATGATTATCCGTCCATCAAGGTGCAAGGCTCGCCGGCAACGGGATACAGCTCCGGCGATGCGCTGACCGCGTTGGCGGAAGTCGCCAAAGATACTTTAGGCGAAGGCTATGCGTACGAATGGTCCGGTATGAGCCGTGAAGAAATTGAAGCGGGAAATAAGACTATCTACGTCTTTGTCCTGGCCTTGCTCTTCGTATTTCTGGTGTTGGCGGCGCTATACGAAAGCTGGAAAGTACCCTTTGCCGTACTCTTCAGCGTGCCTACGGGCTTGTTCGGCGCGACGCTGTTCACGTATTTGCTGAACCAGCAGAATAACATTTACTTCCAGATCGGTATGCTTGCCGTCATCGGTTTGGCGGCGAAGAATGCAATACTGATTGTCGAATACGCGAAAGTGCGGGTCGACGAACGCGGTATGGATGTCGTTTCGGCAGCTATCGAAGCGGCGAAGATACGGCTTCGTCCGATTATTATGACTTCCTTGGCTTTTGTTGTCGGTTGTGTTCCGTTGGCTCTTGCCACCGGAGCCGGCGCAGCCTCGCGAACGACAATGGGGGTTACCGTCGTTTTCGGGACGTCGATGGCGACTGTTTTGGGACTGTTTTTGATACCGATGCTGTTCATTATTGTTGAACAGGTCGGCCGCCGATCGAAGAGAAAAGAAACGGCAACTGGCCGCTTCCGCGAATAA
- a CDS encoding APC family permease — translation MTIFYLLHAFANGCSSMTGVEAISNGVSVFKKPQDTNAIKTTVYMAVLLGIMLLGISYLTLTHHLLPMENTTLLSTLAKSIFGQTIFYYFIQIATMLILYLAANTSYNGLPPLLSLMADDGYVPRYLRNRGDRLSYDNSIIFLTIAATALLYLFHGNVDHLISLYALGVFISFTIAQLGLVVHRFKTRTKGWQLGALINAFGASITFTVIVIIILTKFLYGAWIIMVFIPFAVYIFTKIRSHYDNVKAQLLLTDAEYAEVKEKELGKNYIVIPLDSPTRTIVRTLRYAKIIDNGNHHISAVHINTNEEYAARVKQVWHDLEPDLPLTIIHSPYRQLTVPLLTYIRRLQSNIGPNDVITIVIPEFETKKMWHMLLHNQSGMLLRLRLLREKNIIITTVPLMLK, via the coding sequence GTGACGATATTTTATTTGCTCCATGCTTTTGCCAACGGCTGCAGTTCCATGACAGGCGTCGAAGCCATTTCCAACGGCGTCAGCGTTTTCAAAAAGCCGCAGGATACAAACGCCATAAAAACGACCGTATATATGGCCGTTTTACTGGGGATCATGCTTCTTGGCATATCGTATCTGACCCTTACCCACCATCTGCTGCCGATGGAAAATACTACCTTGCTGTCCACGTTGGCTAAGAGCATTTTCGGACAAACTATCTTTTATTATTTCATCCAAATCGCCACCATGCTGATTCTCTACCTGGCTGCCAACACCTCTTACAACGGACTCCCGCCACTTCTGTCGTTAATGGCCGATGACGGCTATGTTCCCCGTTATCTGCGCAACCGAGGCGACCGGCTCAGCTATGACAACAGCATCATCTTCCTGACAATCGCCGCAACCGCACTGCTCTACCTGTTTCACGGTAACGTCGATCACTTGATTTCTTTATATGCGCTCGGCGTCTTCATCTCCTTCACAATCGCCCAGTTGGGGCTGGTAGTCCATCGCTTTAAAACGAGGACCAAAGGCTGGCAGCTAGGTGCATTGATTAACGCCTTCGGCGCTTCCATCACCTTCACTGTTATTGTGATCATCATTTTGACCAAGTTTTTATACGGCGCCTGGATCATCATGGTTTTCATTCCTTTCGCCGTATACATTTTCACGAAAATCCGCAGTCATTATGACAACGTGAAAGCGCAACTATTGTTGACAGACGCCGAATACGCAGAAGTAAAAGAAAAGGAGCTGGGCAAAAACTATATCGTCATCCCCCTGGACTCTCCGACACGAACGATCGTAAGAACATTGCGCTATGCCAAAATAATCGACAACGGCAACCACCATATCAGCGCCGTTCACATCAATACGAATGAAGAATACGCGGCAAGAGTCAAACAAGTATGGCACGATCTGGAACCCGATCTGCCCCTGACGATCATTCATTCCCCTTATCGCCAGCTGACCGTACCGTTGCTGACATATATTCGCCGGCTGCAAAGCAATATCGGCCCGAACGATGTTATTACCATCGTCATTCCCGAATTTGAAACCAAAAAAATGTGGCATATGCTTTTGCACAATCAAAGCGGCATGCTTTTGCGGCTGCGGCTGCTGCGGGAAAAAAACATCATTATTACGACGGTGCCGCTGATGCTGAAATAA
- a CDS encoding amino acid permease, whose product MLKNLHRILIGRPLSSADLKGEALPKWKALPIFSSDALSSVGYGPEQIAIILAAASLYAYFSWIVIAITILLAVVATSYSQVIKVHPEGGGSYAVAKEYLGRTPALIAGAALLADYTLTVAVSVSSGTAAFVSAFPALLPYAMAINLFVLFCLLMLINLRGVRESSTVFVWPTYAFVFGMLVLIGCGLYQLSSGAAVPPLSNR is encoded by the coding sequence ATGCTCAAAAATCTTCACCGCATCTTAATCGGTCGCCCCTTATCATCAGCTGATTTAAAAGGCGAAGCGTTGCCTAAATGGAAGGCACTGCCCATTTTCTCTTCCGACGCCCTTTCATCCGTCGGCTACGGGCCGGAACAGATCGCTATCATTCTGGCCGCCGCCTCGCTGTACGCCTATTTCAGCTGGATCGTCATTGCCATAACGATCTTACTGGCCGTCGTGGCAACGTCGTACTCCCAGGTTATCAAAGTCCATCCCGAAGGAGGCGGCTCCTATGCCGTTGCCAAGGAATATTTAGGCCGGACACCGGCGCTCATAGCCGGCGCCGCCCTGTTGGCCGACTATACGCTGACGGTGGCCGTATCCGTTTCGTCGGGAACAGCCGCTTTCGTGAGCGCCTTCCCCGCTTTACTTCCCTATGCGATGGCCATCAATCTGTTTGTCCTCTTCTGTCTCCTCATGCTCATCAATTTGCGCGGCGTTCGGGAATCATCTACCGTCTTCGTCTGGCCCACCTACGCCTTCGTCTTCGGCATGCTGGTCCTGATCGGCTGCGGCCTGTATCAACTCTCCTCCGGTGCCGCCGTGCCGCCACTGTCGAATCGGTAA